A genomic window from Streptomyces virginiae includes:
- a CDS encoding ParA family protein — MARRVAVGNNKGGAKKTTTVVRLAESLAKQGKRVGVVDLDPQGNASRRLGWKDDVNNPPLTTSEAIEENAEGVAAQVWQPIGWPHPFAERIALMPARYTLEDRSPEAGKVGAYRRLAKALKGADDHLDYVLIDCPPSLGHLTQMGLAAAHYALASTDPLFDGVEAAVRYRDFVALSRDDLANPALSFVGIVVSDYDQRLSDHVEQLRGARTNFGDQLWGVVPRRSAISNADGAARSLTDEPNSSEPRAVFELLAERFIKEVTL, encoded by the coding sequence ATGGCCCGTCGCGTGGCAGTCGGCAATAACAAGGGCGGCGCCAAGAAGACGACCACCGTCGTCCGCCTGGCCGAGTCCCTTGCCAAGCAGGGCAAGAGAGTTGGCGTGGTTGACCTTGACCCGCAGGGGAACGCCTCCCGCCGCCTGGGGTGGAAGGACGACGTCAACAACCCTCCGTTGACCACGTCCGAGGCCATCGAGGAGAACGCCGAAGGCGTCGCCGCCCAGGTGTGGCAGCCGATCGGCTGGCCCCACCCCTTCGCCGAGCGCATTGCCTTGATGCCCGCCCGATACACCCTCGAAGACCGCTCCCCCGAAGCCGGCAAAGTCGGCGCCTACCGACGACTGGCCAAAGCCCTCAAGGGCGCAGACGACCACCTCGACTACGTCCTGATCGACTGTCCGCCGTCTCTCGGCCACCTGACCCAGATGGGCCTCGCCGCGGCCCACTACGCCCTGGCCAGCACGGACCCCCTCTTCGACGGAGTCGAGGCCGCCGTCCGCTACCGCGACTTCGTAGCCCTCAGCCGGGACGACCTCGCCAACCCCGCCCTGTCGTTCGTCGGGATCGTGGTGTCCGACTACGACCAGCGTCTGAGCGATCACGTCGAACAGCTTCGGGGGGCTCGCACCAACTTTGGCGACCAGCTCTGGGGCGTCGTCCCCCGGCGCTCCGCCATCAGCAACGCCGACGGCGCCGCCCGATCCCTCACCGACGAGCCCAACAGCAGCGAACCGCGGGCCGTCTTCGAGCTGCTGGCCGAACGCTTCATCAAGGAGGTCACCCTGTGA
- a CDS encoding DNA primase family protein yields the protein MAERFIAEHNEKLRFVHGLGWHEWDDARWLLDEQRVDMAYAVATVKNALLALADMEGDERDDLYKDARKSESASGLEGLLKIASSLPPISTPSKGLDADPYKFNTPAGTVHLTEGTIEPCCRADLITKVAGAALPDEEDGEPAGAQEWEDFLARILPDEEVRAFVQRLFGYAMLGKVTEHVMPIFTGTGANGKGTLRDALMAAFGDYAIEVDPAILMESKHERHGAFKMRLRGARLTFCSETEKGKRFAEATMKRLVGGDPIEANLMHKNPITFDPSHTLIMLTNHLPLVSGDDPAVWRRILVVPFDVVIPEEERDGGLPERLKKAAPAVLEWAYAGWHDYMEKGLAPPEIVRIKTQAYKASSDVLGRFMDERTIASPHAVVAARELFNAWTSWCHASGEQANSEVEFSKSLEARGFAKKRTSAGMVYPGLMVAGEDSSEDS from the coding sequence ATGGCCGAGCGCTTCATCGCGGAGCACAACGAGAAGCTGAGGTTCGTGCACGGCCTGGGCTGGCACGAGTGGGACGATGCCCGCTGGCTCCTGGACGAACAGCGCGTCGACATGGCGTACGCGGTGGCCACCGTGAAGAACGCGTTGCTCGCGCTCGCCGACATGGAGGGCGACGAGCGAGACGACCTGTACAAGGACGCCCGCAAGTCCGAGTCCGCCTCCGGCCTGGAGGGGTTGCTGAAGATCGCCTCCTCGCTCCCGCCGATCAGCACGCCCTCGAAGGGGCTGGATGCCGACCCGTACAAGTTCAACACCCCCGCGGGCACTGTCCACCTGACCGAGGGCACCATCGAGCCCTGCTGCCGCGCCGACCTGATCACCAAGGTCGCCGGTGCCGCACTGCCCGACGAGGAAGACGGCGAGCCCGCCGGCGCCCAGGAATGGGAGGACTTCCTCGCGCGCATCCTGCCGGACGAGGAAGTCCGGGCCTTCGTACAGCGCCTGTTCGGGTACGCGATGCTCGGGAAGGTCACCGAGCACGTGATGCCGATCTTCACGGGCACCGGCGCCAACGGCAAGGGAACCCTGCGCGATGCCCTGATGGCCGCGTTCGGCGACTACGCCATCGAGGTCGACCCGGCGATCCTGATGGAGTCCAAGCACGAGCGGCATGGCGCCTTCAAGATGCGCCTGCGAGGGGCACGGCTGACGTTCTGCTCCGAGACGGAGAAGGGAAAGCGGTTCGCAGAGGCCACGATGAAGCGACTGGTCGGTGGTGACCCGATCGAGGCGAACCTCATGCACAAGAACCCGATCACCTTCGACCCCTCCCACACGCTCATCATGCTGACCAACCACCTGCCGCTGGTCTCAGGCGACGACCCGGCCGTCTGGCGGCGCATCCTGGTGGTCCCGTTCGACGTCGTGATCCCAGAGGAGGAGCGCGACGGTGGGCTGCCGGAACGCCTGAAGAAGGCCGCTCCGGCCGTCCTGGAGTGGGCGTACGCGGGCTGGCACGACTACATGGAGAAGGGCCTCGCCCCGCCTGAGATCGTCCGCATCAAGACCCAGGCATACAAGGCGTCCAGCGACGTCCTCGGCCGCTTCATGGACGAACGGACTATCGCCTCGCCCCACGCCGTCGTGGCAGCCCGCGAGCTGTTCAACGCCTGGACGAGCTGGTGCCACGCCAGCGGTGAACAGGCGAACAGTGAGGTTGAGTTCTCGAAGAGCCTGGAGGCCCGCGGGTTCGCCAAGAAGCGGACGTCCGCAGGCATGGTCTACCCGGGTCTGATGGTCGCTGGAGAGGACTCTTCCGAAGACTCCTGA
- a CDS encoding pRL2-8 yields MANKTALNPPKGECRQCWYHAYASREAHQHLAPRQDCPQCVDHMLHGHGNMIVGG; encoded by the coding sequence ATGGCGAACAAGACGGCGCTGAACCCGCCGAAGGGCGAGTGCCGACAGTGCTGGTACCACGCCTACGCCTCGCGCGAGGCCCACCAGCACCTGGCGCCCCGGCAGGACTGCCCGCAGTGCGTGGACCACATGCTCCACGGCCACGGCAACATGATCGTCGGAGGCTGA
- a CDS encoding FtsK/SpoIIIE domain-containing protein, translated as MSHTPTTPVPDPQVATVTYLPTARPATAAAAPGAAPALGGPTSVPTEFDLVEAAKRILAEHLGTDTVVASEVMKTPVDLDAFDPERPLIPAWARSAEGWAAYSGQRYRASQRAFRRWVRRQRTVNGHVSQFRRGRVRMHDWVIGFEGVQTQATAHQAVIATKEARAAARAARWTPALMKQKKTAALQAMDRAQTVATQAVAAHKKAKSYRRKARAMRAGVVYGPPATAMLTGYATTGLLGLTGAALATFGGGAFAGRHQLETETDWSQDWRSLGDGDTMNAPMLDSVFQAAKVIGAEETLRIVQMPMLDARGAWSAIVDLPPGVPAKKALRAQEEIASAFGVEAAQVTLSKGARAGRIELYVSKEIPFTEDGVPGPLLALKAAANFWGRISIGPDVRGLPMSISVVERSGLIGGEPGAGKSGSGNTILLAAALDPRVILWLADGKGGGDLDPFKNLCEEYEGDAEPAAFYEMLQAALADMKARYALLKKLGKRKVTEELAAKYALLRQKLLWVDELMLYTTDEEWGKKITKALRNLVSRGRAAGIITFCATQKPGSDVVDTSLRDLLSIRWALRCTTPEASDTILGRGAAAAGYSAKTIEAEMRGAGFLWAEGQNPVLVRADYYDDDQVAELLRRAYDLRAEAGTLPEGQKSLGTLLREKDEPDAKILAVLADVFDGYEKAAKAQAEADGKSAEEVEAVTLDWLPGAVLIDALTAAGLSITAEKLGALVARTDEEKKKRPWPGSASNIAGYPFDAVARVAKAKYGLTA; from the coding sequence ATGTCCCACACGCCCACAACCCCGGTACCGGACCCCCAGGTCGCGACCGTCACCTACCTGCCCACCGCGCGGCCGGCCACGGCGGCCGCCGCCCCCGGAGCCGCCCCCGCTTTGGGTGGCCCCACCTCGGTGCCCACCGAGTTCGACCTGGTCGAGGCGGCCAAGCGGATCCTCGCCGAGCACCTGGGCACGGACACCGTCGTCGCCTCCGAGGTCATGAAGACCCCGGTGGACCTCGACGCGTTCGACCCCGAGCGCCCGCTCATCCCGGCCTGGGCGCGTTCGGCCGAGGGCTGGGCGGCCTACAGCGGCCAGCGCTACCGGGCCTCGCAGCGGGCGTTCCGCCGCTGGGTGCGCCGCCAGCGCACGGTCAACGGCCACGTCTCGCAGTTCCGCCGGGGCCGGGTCCGGATGCACGACTGGGTGATCGGCTTCGAGGGTGTGCAGACCCAGGCCACCGCCCACCAGGCCGTCATCGCGACGAAGGAGGCCCGCGCGGCTGCCCGTGCGGCCCGCTGGACCCCGGCGCTGATGAAGCAGAAGAAGACGGCCGCGCTGCAGGCGATGGACCGGGCCCAGACGGTGGCGACGCAGGCCGTGGCCGCGCACAAGAAGGCGAAGTCCTACCGGCGCAAGGCGCGTGCGATGCGGGCTGGAGTTGTCTATGGGCCGCCGGCCACGGCGATGCTCACCGGCTACGCGACGACCGGGCTTCTCGGTCTGACCGGCGCGGCGCTGGCGACCTTCGGCGGTGGGGCGTTCGCGGGACGTCACCAGCTGGAGACCGAGACCGACTGGTCGCAGGACTGGAGGTCGCTCGGCGACGGCGACACGATGAACGCGCCGATGCTCGACTCTGTCTTCCAGGCCGCGAAGGTGATCGGGGCGGAGGAGACGCTGCGGATCGTGCAGATGCCGATGCTCGATGCCCGCGGGGCCTGGTCGGCGATCGTCGACCTGCCGCCGGGCGTCCCGGCGAAGAAGGCATTGCGCGCCCAGGAGGAGATCGCCTCGGCGTTCGGCGTGGAGGCCGCGCAGGTCACGCTGTCCAAGGGGGCCCGCGCCGGGCGGATCGAGCTGTACGTCTCGAAGGAGATCCCGTTCACGGAGGACGGCGTCCCGGGCCCGCTGCTCGCGCTGAAGGCCGCGGCCAACTTCTGGGGCCGGATCTCGATCGGCCCCGACGTGCGCGGACTGCCGATGTCCATCTCGGTCGTGGAGCGCTCCGGCCTGATCGGCGGGGAGCCGGGCGCGGGCAAGTCCGGCTCGGGCAACACCATCCTGCTCGCGGCGGCCCTCGACCCGCGCGTGATTCTCTGGCTCGCCGACGGAAAGGGCGGTGGCGACCTCGACCCCTTCAAGAACCTGTGCGAGGAATACGAGGGTGACGCCGAACCGGCAGCCTTCTACGAGATGCTCCAGGCAGCCCTGGCGGACATGAAGGCCCGCTACGCGCTGTTGAAGAAATTGGGAAAGCGCAAGGTCACAGAGGAATTGGCGGCGAAGTACGCGCTGCTGCGCCAGAAGCTCCTGTGGGTCGATGAGCTGATGCTCTACACGACCGACGAGGAGTGGGGCAAGAAGATCACCAAGGCCCTGCGGAACCTCGTCTCCCGGGGCCGCGCGGCGGGCATCATCACGTTCTGCGCGACGCAGAAGCCGGGCTCGGACGTGGTCGACACCTCGCTGCGTGACCTGCTCTCGATCCGGTGGGCGCTGCGCTGCACCACCCCGGAGGCGTCCGACACGATCCTTGGCCGGGGCGCCGCCGCAGCGGGGTACTCGGCGAAGACCATCGAGGCGGAGATGCGGGGCGCCGGCTTCCTGTGGGCCGAGGGCCAGAACCCGGTGCTGGTCCGCGCCGACTACTACGACGACGACCAGGTCGCCGAACTGCTGCGCCGGGCCTACGACCTGCGGGCCGAGGCCGGAACCCTGCCCGAGGGCCAGAAGTCGCTCGGCACGCTGCTGCGTGAGAAGGACGAGCCGGACGCCAAGATCCTCGCGGTGCTGGCCGACGTGTTCGACGGGTACGAGAAGGCGGCCAAGGCCCAGGCCGAGGCCGACGGCAAGAGCGCCGAGGAGGTCGAGGCGGTGACCCTCGACTGGCTCCCCGGCGCGGTGCTGATCGACGCCCTCACGGCCGCCGGCCTGAGCATCACCGCCGAGAAGCTCGGCGCCCTGGTGGCTCGGACCGACGAGGAGAAGAAGAAGCGGCCCTGGCCCGGCAGCGCCAGCAACATCGCAGGCTACCCGTTCGACGCGGTCGCCCGCGTGGCGAAGGCGAAGTACGGCCTGACGGCCTGA
- a CDS encoding GntR family transcriptional regulator yields the protein MPPKWRDLADEIAAQISSGEYSPGDRLPKIEELAFQGKGSKTTVHAAYKALEADGLVTSSRGHGTIVRARATLSTAAEREERSKLTGSSWRAGERSDSHMAGIVSASEEVAEALGISAGTPVLRRSRTYRDEHTKAVVSHSTSWIPASLAEELPELLMGKRLTGGTSIDLITRHTGRPVTRRVSAMWARITTPADAESLEIPPDTRAAVIVLTVRVIDSSGATIEYGVDVGGPGRHWTKEEASQ from the coding sequence ATGCCCCCCAAGTGGAGAGACCTAGCGGACGAGATCGCCGCGCAGATCAGCAGTGGCGAGTACTCGCCCGGTGATCGCCTGCCCAAGATCGAGGAGCTGGCCTTTCAGGGGAAGGGCTCCAAGACCACCGTGCACGCCGCGTACAAGGCCTTGGAGGCCGACGGCCTGGTCACCTCGTCGCGTGGTCACGGGACGATCGTGCGGGCCCGAGCCACCCTGTCGACGGCCGCCGAGCGTGAGGAGCGCAGCAAGCTCACCGGCTCCTCCTGGCGCGCGGGGGAGCGATCCGACTCGCACATGGCGGGGATCGTCTCGGCCTCAGAGGAGGTGGCCGAGGCCCTCGGAATCTCGGCGGGTACGCCGGTCCTCCGCCGCTCGCGTACGTACCGGGACGAGCACACGAAGGCCGTCGTTTCCCACTCGACCTCGTGGATCCCGGCCAGCCTCGCCGAGGAGCTGCCCGAACTCCTGATGGGGAAGCGCCTCACTGGGGGAACCTCGATCGACCTGATCACGCGACACACCGGCCGCCCGGTCACCCGCCGGGTCAGCGCCATGTGGGCACGGATCACAACTCCGGCCGACGCCGAATCCCTCGAAATCCCCCCGGACACACGGGCCGCCGTCATCGTGCTGACCGTCCGCGTCATTGACAGCTCCGGCGCCACGATCGAGTACGGCGTCGACGTCGGGGGCCCCGGCCGCCATTGGACCAAGGAGGAAGCAAGCCAGTGA
- a CDS encoding DUF6919 domain-containing protein translates to MSRTDRRAWKSARTLADLGQLTADWLEGRLGSQPGYMPNCGPDEETAELVPSLAALNRAGFTTTCSQPGLAEIGYDGAWWTQHAAVEGYLTDRALFQRILDAAEALAHTVVVDDPSTGRCDEVVVVTHRDGEPYTAFGARPGPRDMRNLYGVLDPEAHRELDGAIHLAVIAPYYGPASHRALWRSLDQVTGLEPPDADDDQADADDDQEPAASR, encoded by the coding sequence ATGAGCCGCACCGACCGACGGGCCTGGAAGTCGGCCCGCACCCTCGCTGACCTCGGCCAGCTCACCGCCGACTGGCTGGAGGGCCGCCTCGGCTCCCAGCCCGGCTACATGCCCAACTGCGGCCCCGACGAGGAGACCGCCGAACTGGTCCCCTCCCTCGCCGCCCTGAACCGGGCCGGGTTCACGACCACGTGCTCCCAGCCCGGCCTCGCCGAGATCGGCTACGACGGCGCATGGTGGACCCAGCACGCCGCGGTCGAGGGCTACCTCACCGACCGCGCCCTGTTCCAGCGGATCCTCGACGCCGCCGAGGCCCTCGCCCACACCGTCGTCGTGGACGACCCGTCCACCGGCCGGTGTGACGAGGTGGTCGTGGTCACCCACCGGGACGGCGAGCCGTACACCGCCTTCGGCGCCCGCCCCGGCCCCCGCGACATGCGCAACCTCTACGGGGTCCTGGACCCCGAGGCCCACCGCGAACTGGACGGCGCCATCCACCTCGCCGTCATCGCCCCGTACTACGGGCCCGCCTCCCACCGGGCGCTCTGGCGCTCCCTCGACCAGGTCACCGGCCTGGAACCCCCGGACGCCGACGACGACCAGGCCGACGCCGACGACGACCAGGAGCCCGCCGCCAGCCGGTGA
- a CDS encoding AAA family ATPase has product MTIPLDDTLIHVVEERLSALLRADRLGNLPPNGKMEISQIMRTLSAHTGSARLVLMAGLPGSGKTTLARELEARGYLRISPDERVWRTHGHYGRDFPRGAYRVREQPILEEIATELRTALGSGQNVVMDHGFWTADERRHWHRIGEEAGAVVTLVHLPGTHDELWERIKERNQQTFDDPNSMYFSESDLQRHGARFEVPATDEPHVIYDGDLGPVLRALQEPQRP; this is encoded by the coding sequence GTGACCATCCCGTTGGACGACACCCTCATCCACGTAGTCGAGGAACGCCTCTCCGCTCTCCTCCGCGCTGACCGCCTCGGCAACCTGCCCCCGAACGGCAAGATGGAGATCTCCCAGATCATGAGGACCTTGTCGGCGCACACCGGCTCGGCTCGGCTCGTACTGATGGCGGGTCTCCCCGGGTCCGGCAAGACCACCCTCGCCCGTGAGCTTGAAGCGCGCGGGTACCTCCGGATCAGTCCCGACGAACGCGTGTGGCGCACGCACGGCCACTACGGGAGGGACTTCCCCCGGGGGGCCTACCGGGTAAGGGAGCAGCCGATCTTGGAAGAGATCGCAACCGAACTCCGTACCGCACTCGGCTCCGGCCAGAACGTCGTCATGGACCACGGCTTCTGGACGGCCGACGAACGCCGTCACTGGCATCGGATCGGGGAAGAGGCCGGCGCCGTCGTGACCCTGGTTCATCTGCCCGGAACGCACGATGAGCTGTGGGAACGCATCAAGGAACGCAATCAGCAGACCTTCGATGACCCGAATTCCATGTACTTCAGCGAGAGCGATCTCCAGCGGCACGGTGCACGCTTCGAGGTGCCGGCCACCGACGAACCCCACGTCATCTATGACGGCGACCTCGGTCCCGTCCTGCGGGCGCTCCAGGAACCCCAGCGCCCGTAG
- a CDS encoding recombinase family protein translates to MSSLAQWADAGDDVLEAFPPNLTGVLVGYARVSTKGQLLDRQILALEGAGCARTFADKLSGKNAERPELWKALDYARPGDTLVVPSLDRLGRSIQDLIAIVSGLRKRGVGFHSLHESLDTTTPGGRLVFHVFAALAEFIRELIIQGTHEGIAAARARGERIGRPPSMNAEQVRHARAMLGDPEATITSIAKLIGVSRTTLYKYVPELGAGGRPVIGAQAAPAVE, encoded by the coding sequence ATGAGCAGCCTCGCCCAGTGGGCCGACGCCGGCGACGACGTCCTCGAAGCCTTCCCCCCCAACCTGACCGGCGTCCTGGTCGGCTACGCCCGGGTGTCCACCAAGGGCCAGCTCCTCGACCGGCAGATCCTCGCCCTAGAGGGTGCCGGGTGCGCGCGGACCTTCGCAGACAAGCTGTCCGGGAAGAACGCCGAGCGGCCCGAGCTGTGGAAGGCCCTCGACTACGCCAGGCCCGGCGACACCCTCGTGGTGCCCTCCCTCGACCGGCTCGGCCGCTCTATCCAGGACCTGATCGCCATCGTCTCCGGCCTGCGCAAGCGCGGGGTGGGCTTCCACTCCCTGCACGAATCCCTGGACACGACCACCCCTGGCGGCAGGCTCGTCTTCCACGTCTTCGCCGCGCTCGCCGAGTTCATCCGGGAGCTGATCATCCAGGGCACCCACGAGGGCATCGCCGCCGCACGCGCCCGCGGGGAACGGATCGGGCGCCCACCCTCGATGAACGCCGAGCAGGTCCGCCACGCCCGCGCGATGCTCGGCGACCCTGAGGCGACCATCACTTCGATTGCGAAGCTCATCGGGGTCTCCCGGACCACCCTCTATAAGTACGTGCCCGAGCTCGGCGCCGGCGGGCGCCCCGTCATCGGCGCCCAGGCCGCGCCCGCCGTCGAGTAG
- a CDS encoding DUF7739 domain-containing protein, producing the protein MSTYIVTSHGGDFFGEDRHACKILGSLLPYVHAAVPADEREHVEQLLTEAAQTPAGATRSIPAAIAARLAPQLRQIARNRYLKSRPLVQAAALLADAAGRAAADDEPWEWRTEVG; encoded by the coding sequence ATGAGCACCTACATCGTCACCAGTCACGGCGGGGACTTCTTCGGGGAGGACCGCCACGCCTGCAAGATCCTCGGCTCCCTCCTCCCCTACGTCCACGCGGCCGTCCCGGCCGACGAGCGCGAGCACGTCGAGCAGCTGCTGACCGAAGCCGCGCAGACCCCGGCCGGCGCCACGCGCTCCATCCCGGCCGCCATCGCGGCCAGGCTCGCCCCCCAGCTCCGGCAGATCGCCCGCAACCGGTACCTGAAGTCCCGGCCCCTCGTGCAGGCCGCCGCGCTCCTGGCGGACGCCGCCGGCCGGGCCGCCGCCGACGACGAGCCGTGGGAGTGGCGCACCGAGGTCGGCTGA
- a CDS encoding DUF4097 family beta strand repeat-containing protein has translation MTEQTFTASPIGPVNAYVTSHIGRILVIADHRTTKATVEISTTATEGSIAKAVEDATIRQEGDQIEVRVPKIEGASGGMSSTTMMVGGSTFTFHGSGGGVQMVGGDIFMGGQKIVSNGMVVAAEGTVVGGAAGTGEITVTLRLPEMSSVQVTTTSADVSTAGDVLQVLDVDSQSGDIQAETVRDLRVKTMSGDVEVTRVDCEVNIGTMSGDVEIGAYNGTRFSVNTMSGDIDASATPIASGRMDIKSMSGDITTRGAEHLNPRCGSMSGRIRTR, from the coding sequence GTGACCGAGCAGACCTTCACCGCCTCGCCCATCGGCCCCGTGAACGCGTACGTCACCAGCCACATCGGCAGGATCCTGGTGATCGCGGACCACCGGACGACCAAGGCCACGGTCGAGATCAGCACGACCGCCACCGAGGGCAGCATCGCCAAGGCCGTCGAGGACGCCACGATCCGCCAGGAGGGCGACCAGATCGAGGTCCGGGTGCCGAAGATCGAGGGTGCGTCCGGCGGGATGAGCAGCACCACGATGATGGTGGGCGGCAGCACGTTCACCTTCCACGGCAGCGGTGGTGGCGTGCAGATGGTCGGCGGTGACATCTTCATGGGCGGTCAGAAGATCGTGTCCAACGGCATGGTCGTCGCCGCCGAGGGGACCGTCGTGGGAGGGGCCGCCGGAACGGGCGAGATCACCGTGACGCTGCGGCTCCCGGAGATGTCCTCGGTCCAGGTCACCACCACCTCCGCCGACGTCAGTACTGCCGGCGACGTCCTCCAGGTCCTCGACGTCGACAGCCAGTCCGGCGACATCCAGGCCGAGACCGTCCGCGACCTGCGGGTCAAGACGATGTCCGGCGACGTCGAGGTCACCCGCGTCGACTGCGAGGTCAACATCGGCACGATGTCCGGCGACGTCGAGATCGGCGCCTACAACGGCACCCGCTTCTCGGTGAACACGATGTCCGGCGACATCGACGCCAGCGCCACCCCCATCGCGAGCGGCCGGATGGACATCAAGTCGATGTCCGGCGACATCACCACCCGCGGCGCCGAGCACCTGAACCCCCGCTGCGGCTCGATGTCCGGCCGCATCCGCACCCGCTGA
- a CDS encoding bifunctional DNA primase/polymerase yields MKRVRDASRLALQDGGGKTGGIQALRAKLLASASRYAGNGMYVHPVLVGGKEPRWHSWEDRATRDPQVIEDTWRRAPFNIGIACGPSKLVVVDLDIPHDGDIPPAEFPSVTDGFSMLTALAHRAGAEVPQTMTVRTPSGGRHLLFRAPDSEVRNTARSLGWCIDTRAAGGYVVGIGSVISGVAYTLEGSITTPADLPEWLLTLITSSPEPTKSGGAPRREEVVARLHALTRQGTREQRWAAGILRSECDELAALKQAVGSRNARLNLASFRAGQLVAAGLLDQAEAEDQLTAAALEAGLNDKSPYEVEKTLRSGMTAGLSRPRWMDDRAARQLGGAA; encoded by the coding sequence GTGAAGAGAGTACGAGACGCTTCCCGCCTGGCGCTACAGGATGGGGGCGGCAAGACGGGTGGTATCCAGGCACTCCGGGCGAAACTCCTCGCCAGTGCCTCCCGCTACGCGGGAAACGGGATGTACGTCCATCCCGTGCTGGTCGGCGGCAAGGAGCCTCGCTGGCACTCCTGGGAAGACCGCGCCACCCGCGACCCCCAGGTGATCGAGGACACGTGGCGCCGAGCCCCGTTCAACATCGGGATCGCCTGCGGTCCCTCCAAGCTCGTCGTCGTCGACCTCGACATCCCCCACGACGGTGACATCCCCCCGGCCGAGTTCCCCTCGGTGACCGACGGCTTCTCCATGCTCACCGCGCTCGCTCACCGTGCCGGTGCCGAAGTGCCCCAGACCATGACCGTGCGGACGCCCAGCGGTGGCCGCCACCTGCTCTTCCGCGCCCCCGATTCCGAGGTCCGCAACACCGCCCGGTCCCTCGGCTGGTGCATCGACACCCGCGCGGCCGGCGGGTACGTCGTGGGCATCGGCTCCGTCATCAGCGGCGTCGCCTACACACTGGAGGGCAGCATCACCACCCCGGCAGACCTGCCGGAATGGCTGCTGACCCTGATCACCTCCTCTCCTGAGCCAACCAAAAGCGGAGGGGCGCCGCGCCGGGAGGAGGTTGTCGCCCGACTGCACGCACTCACCCGGCAGGGCACCCGCGAACAGCGGTGGGCCGCCGGGATCCTGCGCTCCGAGTGCGATGAGCTGGCCGCGCTAAAGCAGGCGGTGGGCAGCCGCAACGCCCGGCTGAACCTAGCCTCCTTCCGTGCGGGCCAGCTGGTCGCCGCCGGCCTGCTCGACCAGGCCGAAGCCGAGGATCAGCTGACCGCGGCCGCGCTGGAGGCCGGGCTGAACGACAAGTCGCCGTACGAGGTGGAGAAGACGCTGCGCTCCGGCATGACCGCCGGCCTTTCCCGGCCCCGGTGGATGGACGACCGAGCCGCGCGCCAGCTCGGCGGTGCTGCGTGA